One Engystomops pustulosus chromosome 7, aEngPut4.maternal, whole genome shotgun sequence DNA window includes the following coding sequences:
- the LOC140068832 gene encoding uncharacterized protein: protein YLASAILTNVTSETSGLYRCTATNQLGSQTCDVDLHVRVGGLGPMGIFAAITITLIMGLVLLALFFLVLCLHQQSRGKWPGGEYRVDSVTYGQPHFAKSSSSDRTTSSRRPPHVLYCSTPDVPTMKRHWSPAPERMSSSSRHWSPAPEMMSSSSRHWSPAPERMSSSSRHWSPAPERMSSSSRHWSPAPERMSSSSSSEDSSTGNEEEGDSSPVVRSSIYLV from the exons ATTATCTCGCTTCTGCTATTCTGACAAACGTGACATCAGAGACAAGTGGCCTCTACAGATGTACCGCCACCAACCAGCTGGGATCTCAGACGTGTGACGTCGATCTCCATGTCCGCGTAG GTGGCCTGGGACCAATGGGCATATTCGCAGCCATTACCATCACTCTCATCATGGGACTGGTGCTCCTGGCGCTCTTCTTTTTGGTTTTGTGCCTACACCAGCAGAGCCGAGGCAAGTGGCCAGGAGGAGAATACAG AGTGGACAGTGTTACTTATGGTCAACCTCATTTTGCCAAGAGCTCCAGCAGTGACCGCACCACATCCAGTAGAAGACCTCCTCATGTTCTGTACTGTTCCACACCAGACGTGCCCACCATGAAGCGGCACTGGAGCCCGGCCCCAGAGAGGATGTCCTCCTCCAGCCGGCACTGGAGCCCTGCCCCGGAGATGATGTCCTCCTCCAGCCGGCACTGGAGCCCGGCCCCGGAGAGGATGTCCTCCTCCAGCCGGCACTGGAGCCCGGCCCCTGAGAGGATGTCCTCCTCCAGCCGGCACTGGAGCCCGGCCCCTGAGAGGATGTCCTCCTCCAGCAGTTCAGAGGACAGCAGTACCGGTAACGAGGAGGAAGGAGATAGCAGTCCAGTAGTGCGCTCTTCCATCTACCTGGTGTAA
- the USF1 gene encoding upstream stimulatory factor 1 isoform X2, producing the protein MKGQQKASEMEEGTVRVQEVATGEDPTSVAIASIQSAATFSDPGVKYVLRADSGGAQVMYRVIQVSEGQLDGQTEGSGAISGFPAAQSMTQAVIQGAFTSDDGGDNDGGATETHYTYFPTAAVADTGTTAGAAATTVVTTQNSEALLGQAATTGAGQFFVMMSPQDVLQGGAQRSIAPRTHPYSPKSDGPRTTRDEKRRAQHNEVERRRRDKINNWIVQLSKIIPDCSMENTKSGQSKGGILSKACDYIQELRQGNLRLSEELQNLEQLQMDNEVLRQQVEDLKNKNLLLRAQLRHHGVEIVIKNDAR; encoded by the exons ATGAAGGG GCAGCAGAAAGCGTCAGAGATGGAGGAGGGGACTGTGCGCGTGCAggaag TGGCCACGGGGGAGGACCCCACCAGCGTGGCTATAGCCAGTATCCAATCAGCTGCCACCTTCTCCGACCCCGGTGTCAAGTATGTGCTGCGTGCCGACAGCGGAGGGGCCCAG GTCATGTATAGGGTCATCCAGGTGTCGGAGGGTCAGCTGGACGGGCAGACGGAGGGCTCGGGCGCCATCAGTGGCTTCCCGGCGGCACAGTCCATGACTCAG GCCGTCATCCAAGGCGCCTTCACCAGTGACGATGGAGGGGACAACGATGGTGGCGCCACAGAGACACACTACACCTACTTCCCCACCGCCGCAGTGGCCGATACTGGCACAACAGCAGGAGCCGCAGCCACTACCGTGGTGACTACCCAGAACAGCGAGGCCCTACTGGGCCAGGCCGCCACCACCGGGGCAG GTCAGTTCTTTGTCATGATGTCTCCACAAGATGTGCTGCAAGGCGGAGCACAACGGTCCATCGCACCGCGGACCCATCCCTACTCCCC GAAATCCGATGGTCCTCGCACCACCCGTGATGAGAAGAGGAGAGCCCAGCACAATGAAG TGGAGCGGAGACGTCGGGATAAGATCAATAACTGGATCGTCCAACTCTCCAAGATCATCCCGGACTGCTCCATGGAGAACACCAAGTCTGGTCAG AGTAAGGGCGGGATCCTGTCCAAGGCCTGCGACTACATCCAGGAGCTGCGGCAGGGGAACCTGCGTCTGTCCGAGGAGCTGCAGAACCTGGAGCAGCTGCAGATGGACAATGAGGTGTTACGGCAGCAG GTGGAGGATCTCAAGAACAAGAACCTTCTTCTCCGCGCTCAGCTCCGACATCATGGGGTGGAAATAGTCATCAAGAACGACGCCCGCTGA
- the USF1 gene encoding upstream stimulatory factor 1 isoform X1 — protein sequence MKGQQKASEMEEGTVRVQEGAVATGEDPTSVAIASIQSAATFSDPGVKYVLRADSGGAQVMYRVIQVSEGQLDGQTEGSGAISGFPAAQSMTQAVIQGAFTSDDGGDNDGGATETHYTYFPTAAVADTGTTAGAAATTVVTTQNSEALLGQAATTGAGQFFVMMSPQDVLQGGAQRSIAPRTHPYSPKSDGPRTTRDEKRRAQHNEVERRRRDKINNWIVQLSKIIPDCSMENTKSGQSKGGILSKACDYIQELRQGNLRLSEELQNLEQLQMDNEVLRQQVEDLKNKNLLLRAQLRHHGVEIVIKNDAR from the exons ATGAAGGG GCAGCAGAAAGCGTCAGAGATGGAGGAGGGGACTGTGCGCGTGCAggaag GTGCAGTGGCCACGGGGGAGGACCCCACCAGCGTGGCTATAGCCAGTATCCAATCAGCTGCCACCTTCTCCGACCCCGGTGTCAAGTATGTGCTGCGTGCCGACAGCGGAGGGGCCCAG GTCATGTATAGGGTCATCCAGGTGTCGGAGGGTCAGCTGGACGGGCAGACGGAGGGCTCGGGCGCCATCAGTGGCTTCCCGGCGGCACAGTCCATGACTCAG GCCGTCATCCAAGGCGCCTTCACCAGTGACGATGGAGGGGACAACGATGGTGGCGCCACAGAGACACACTACACCTACTTCCCCACCGCCGCAGTGGCCGATACTGGCACAACAGCAGGAGCCGCAGCCACTACCGTGGTGACTACCCAGAACAGCGAGGCCCTACTGGGCCAGGCCGCCACCACCGGGGCAG GTCAGTTCTTTGTCATGATGTCTCCACAAGATGTGCTGCAAGGCGGAGCACAACGGTCCATCGCACCGCGGACCCATCCCTACTCCCC GAAATCCGATGGTCCTCGCACCACCCGTGATGAGAAGAGGAGAGCCCAGCACAATGAAG TGGAGCGGAGACGTCGGGATAAGATCAATAACTGGATCGTCCAACTCTCCAAGATCATCCCGGACTGCTCCATGGAGAACACCAAGTCTGGTCAG AGTAAGGGCGGGATCCTGTCCAAGGCCTGCGACTACATCCAGGAGCTGCGGCAGGGGAACCTGCGTCTGTCCGAGGAGCTGCAGAACCTGGAGCAGCTGCAGATGGACAATGAGGTGTTACGGCAGCAG GTGGAGGATCTCAAGAACAAGAACCTTCTTCTCCGCGCTCAGCTCCGACATCATGGGGTGGAAATAGTCATCAAGAACGACGCCCGCTGA